The sequence below is a genomic window from Candidatus Margulisiibacteriota bacterium.
CCCGGCTAACAATGACGGAGCAGCCATGGCTAAAGCGATCGGCCGTGGCATTACGGGGCTGGCGGCCGCCCTGAGCTCGATAAGGCCGGATGTCACTTTGGTTTTGGGTGACCGGACCGAGGCCTTGGCGGCGTCGATCGCTAGCGCTTATATGAATATTGCCGTTGCCCATATCCATGGTGGGGATATCAGCATGGCCGGCCTTGATGAGTCGGCCAGGCACGCGATCACCAAACTGGCTCATATCCATTTTCCGGCATCAAAAGAAAGTAAGGAGAGGATAATTAAGCTGGGGGAAGAGCCAAAGCGTGTTTTTTTGGTTGGTGCCCCCGGATTGGATACGGTTTTGCATGAGCCATTATTATCAAAAAAAGCGTTAGCGGCTGAAATAGGTTTTGATTTTACTCAACCAGTCCTGGTGCTGCTGCAGCATTCGGTCACGACCCAAATAGAACAAGCCGGGGAACAGATCAAGGGGACGATCGCTGCGGTTAGACAGTTTAATCTGCCAACGGTAGTGATCTATCCTAATTCTGACGCAGGCGGCAGGACCATAATCAGAGAGATCGAAAAACTAAGAACTGTCGACAATATCCGGCTCTTTAAAAATCTGCCGCGCAGAGTCTACCTGAGTCTGTTAAAATATACTTCAGTTCTGGTCGGCAATTCCAGCGGCGGGATCATCGAAACCCCCTTATTTAAACTGCCGGTGGTTAATATCGGGATCAGGCAAGCGGGGCGAGAGCGGGGGAAGAATGTTATCGATGTGCCGCATAAGCAATCAGCAATAATAAAGGCAATCAAACGAGCCTTATTTGATGATAAGTTTCACCGGCAGATCGATCATTGCGTCAATCCATACGGTAGTGGCCGCGCCGGTGAAAAGATCGCGGCAGTTTTAAGCAAGATCGGGATAGACCGTGATTTTTTACAAAAACAAATAACCTATTAGGAGATGATCATGGCGGAAAGATTTAAGAAATGGCGTTTGCCTGCGATTAAAGAGGGTAAATTAACCAAATATAACTGGCTGATCCAGCATGCGAATAACTTGGTGCTTGGCAACAAGACTGATATCGGGGCATTTACATATATCAACGCCAAGAACGGAGTAGTTATCGAGGCCGGAGTCCAGGTCGGCTCGCATTGTTCTATCTATTCTGTTTCCACGATCGACGGCAAAAATGGGAAAGTCTGGCTTAAGAAAGACAGTTGTCTCGGCAGTCACTGCGTAGTTATGCCGGGGGTTACAGTTGGCAAGAATTCAATTGTCGGCGCTTTTTCTTTCGTCAATAAGGATATACCGGACAATTGCGTGGCTTTCGGCGTGCCGGCCAAAGTTGTCAAAAAGCTGGGAAAGAAATGAAAATACCATTATCAAATCCGGATATTACTGACAGCGAAAGAGAAGCTGTTCTGGCTGTTTTAAGGACACCGAACTTAAGCCTGGGGCCGAAACTGCCGGAATTTGAAAATAAATTCGCGGCCTATTTGGGTGTTAAACATGCGGTCGCCGTCAACAGCGGGACCAGCGGCCTCCATCTTTGCGTCAGAGCGCTGGGTCTAAAAGATGATGATGAGGTCATTACTACCCCTTTTAGTTTTATCGCTTCCGCTAACTGTCTGCTGTTTGAACGGGTCAGGCCTGTCTTTGTCGATATCGATCCCGACACTCTCAATATCGATGTCAAGAAGATCGTTGGCAAGATAAACAAAAAGACCAAAGCGATCCTGCCGGTCCATGTTTTCGGTTATCCCTGCGACATGAAAAAGATCATGGCGATCGCCAATAAACATAGTTTGTCGGTGATCGAAGATGCCTGTGAGGCGGTGGGGGCAGAGATTGACGGCCGGAAAGCCGGAACGTTCGGCGACTGTTCTGTTATCGCTTTTTATCCCAACAAACAGATGACCACCGGCGAAGGCGGCTTGATCGCGACTAACAGCGCAAAGATCGCATTGTTGGCGAGAAGCATGCGTAATCAGGGGCGGGATGATGGTATGGGTTGGTTGGCGCACAGCCGGCTGGGTTATAACTACCGCTTAAGCGACATTAACTGCGCGCTCGGGATCGCCCAGTTGAAAAGGATCGCTGAACTGTTAAAACGTCGCCAAAGAGCGGCGGATCTTTATGAGGCAAAATTGAGAGGTATTCAGGGGTTGATCCTGCCGCCGAGAGAAACTGCTGGCATTAAACGAAGCTGGTTTGTCTATGT
It includes:
- the neuC gene encoding UDP-N-acetylglucosamine 2-epimerase; translation: MKQRRKICVVTGSRAEYGLLKPVMLAIRARPELKLSLIATGMHLSSQFGRTAGLIQQDGFRIDQQVKMDPANNDGAAMAKAIGRGITGLAAALSSIRPDVTLVLGDRTEALAASIASAYMNIAVAHIHGGDISMAGLDESARHAITKLAHIHFPASKESKERIIKLGEEPKRVFLVGAPGLDTVLHEPLLSKKALAAEIGFDFTQPVLVLLQHSVTTQIEQAGEQIKGTIAAVRQFNLPTVVIYPNSDAGGRTIIREIEKLRTVDNIRLFKNLPRRVYLSLLKYTSVLVGNSSGGIIETPLFKLPVVNIGIRQAGRERGKNVIDVPHKQSAIIKAIKRALFDDKFHRQIDHCVNPYGSGRAGEKIAAVLSKIGIDRDFLQKQITY
- a CDS encoding acyltransferase: MAERFKKWRLPAIKEGKLTKYNWLIQHANNLVLGNKTDIGAFTYINAKNGVVIEAGVQVGSHCSIYSVSTIDGKNGKVWLKKDSCLGSHCVVMPGVTVGKNSIVGAFSFVNKDIPDNCVAFGVPAKVVKKLGKK
- a CDS encoding DegT/DnrJ/EryC1/StrS family aminotransferase translates to MKIPLSNPDITDSEREAVLAVLRTPNLSLGPKLPEFENKFAAYLGVKHAVAVNSGTSGLHLCVRALGLKDDDEVITTPFSFIASANCLLFERVRPVFVDIDPDTLNIDVKKIVGKINKKTKAILPVHVFGYPCDMKKIMAIANKHSLSVIEDACEAVGAEIDGRKAGTFGDCSVIAFYPNKQMTTGEGGLIATNSAKIALLARSMRNQGRDDGMGWLAHSRLGYNYRLSDINCALGIAQLKRIAELLKRRQRAADLYEAKLRGIQGLILPPRETAGIKRSWFVYVVRLADEFSSAQRDRIILELRAKGIGCSAYFPPIHLQPFYKKEFGFKRGDFPITEAVADRTIALPFFNRLSESQIDQVVKALKAALQGVKK